In a genomic window of Acropora muricata isolate sample 2 chromosome 2, ASM3666990v1, whole genome shotgun sequence:
- the LOC136893694 gene encoding probable ATP-dependent RNA helicase ddx41, whose protein sequence is MVQPVIVDVLPNKENINFNFMAIPNEKEAVSHLKWIADMVAEKGKESPQTIVFCNTFNDLSTILSYLLLVLKEKAFTDDHNGKKTSLLGVYHAKSWESQKVSIEEDCKSDGLKRIVIATGALGMGINFPRVWYVVQYGPPKSIVDIMQQAGRGGRNGIVRHTV, encoded by the coding sequence ATGGTGCAACCTGTAATTGTTGATGTCTTGCCCAACAaggaaaacattaattttaattttatggCTATTCCAAATGAAAAGGAAGCTGTTTCTCACTTGAAGTGGATTGCTGACATGGTTgcagagaaaggaaaagaatCTCCTCAAACAATTGTTTTCTGTAACACATTCAATGACTTGTCAACTATTCTGAGTTACCTTCTGCTTGTGTTGAAAGAGAAGGCATTCACTGATGATCACAATGGAAAGAAAACATCTCTTCTTGGGGTTTATCATGCTAAGTCATGGGAATCCCAGAAAGTGTCTATAGAAGAAGACTGTAAGTCAGATGGTTTAAAGAGGATTGTTATTGCGACCGGTGCTCTTGGTATGGGAATTAATTTTCCAAGGGTGTGGTATGTTGTACAGTACGGCCCACCAAAGAGCATTGTTGACATAATGCAACAAGCTGGTCGAGGAGGTCGCAATGGTATAGTCAGGCACACTGTGTGA
- the LOC136895756 gene encoding vesicle transport through interaction with t-SNAREs homolog 1B-like has protein sequence MEVLSLLNREVTHAEHYLQAMETKPSGQAHVTFGREELFDSDPMVPQRSKLMHGTETLNKASESIARSTRVAVETAQRC, from the exons ATGGAAGTGCTGTCTTTATTAAACAGGGAAGTCACTCATGCTGAACATTACCTTCAAGCTATGGAG acaaagCCAAGTGGGCAGGCCCATGTAACATTTGGAAGAGAAGAACTTTTTGATTCAGATCCAATG GTTCCACAGAGGAGTAAGTTAATGCATGGTACAGAGACGCTGAACAAAGCATCTGAAAGTATTGCACGATCTACTAGAGTTGCTGTGGAGACAG CTCAAAGATGTTGA